The proteins below are encoded in one region of Nilaparvata lugens isolate BPH chromosome X, ASM1435652v1, whole genome shotgun sequence:
- the LOC111045071 gene encoding uncharacterized protein LOC111045071, which produces MSSNNGASAKRQDDDVIEPQATEKAIKETNIWSQTSGVSAPPARLPSPPPYSTGDGAQLDFFNKVYRDLPIISKPLDVTTCVYRVIKNSNCLSTCVFDAAERTVGCLKSTANEKINYIVNPKFIKDVDNGLCQTLDCVEYNVPCIKFDPFKMFLYVCSGRCALNCVCQSIDFTFETVRKILSTLLCKKNRETQSAIEAAVADALPTRT; this is translated from the exons ATGAGCTCTAACAATGGTGCATCGGCTAAGAGACAGGATGATGACGTCATTGAGCCGCAAGCTACTGAAAAAGCTATTAAGGAAACAAATATATGGTCTCAAACATCTGGTGTTAGCGCACCTCCAGCTAGACTTCCCTCACCTCCGCCGTATTCGACCGGGGACGGAGCTCAACTGGATTTTTTTAACAAAGTATATCGAGATTTGCCAATCATTTCAAAGCCGCTTGATGTGACAACCTGTGTCTACAGAGTGATCAAG AACTCAAACTGTCTCTCGACTTGCGTCTTCGATGCAGCGGAAAGGACAGTGGGCTGTCTGAAAAGCACCGcgaatgaaaaaatcaattatatcgTGAACCCAAAATTCATCAAGGATGTTGATAATGGGTTATGCCAAACCCTTGATTGTGTGGAATACAATGTTCCATGCATCAAATTTGATCCATTTAAG ATGTTCCTATATGTGTGCTCAGGAAGGTGTGCACTGAATTGCGTGTGTCAGTCAATAGATTTCACTTTTGAAACAGTCCGAAAAATACTAAGTACGCTGCTTTGTAAGAAGAATAGGGAAACACAGTCTGCAATAGAAGCAGCAGTTGCTGATG CGCTACCTACTCGGACCTGA